In the genome of Astatotilapia calliptera chromosome 18, fAstCal1.2, whole genome shotgun sequence, the window GATAAGTcatgtaaaaatatttaatactgCAGTCTGAAAGATGGAGGAGTGTGGCTCAAAGAGGCTCCTAAATTTAGGTCTGTGTATtaaatgtgcatgttcttttgTGTGAGTATGTATTTCCTGGCTGAAAACTATCAAGAGTGTATTTAGAACTCTGCAGGTTTGAGGTTGAAGCCTGCAGAGCTGTTTTCATGTCATCTGAGgcttgtgtttgtttccagtttggattctaTGATCCGCTTGTCTCAGCAAGTTGTTTGGTAAACGGATCAAAGATCTGGAAGCAGATATTCAGTCTAAATATCCAGGTAGTGGGCAACAGAGCAACATAGTGTACGCACTACTGTGGTAGAAGGGAATCTTTTTCTTAGTTCATAACAAGCAGGCAAAGCTACAAGTAAAGATTGTCTCTTTCACTTTTAGTTATTGgtatttgggttgttttttttattttaaatttttatatatatatatatatttacatatgtaTTATTTGATGAGCTGAAACCAAACAATTTTTAGCAGTGGTGCTgacagaaaacaattaaaacccATACCATCTGAGAGAATCAAAAAAATAGAGAGAAGTAAAACTGATAACCAGCCCAAACTCACTATGATACTGTTATGTTTTCATGACATTACATCTTTACATCTCTGTATTCCCTATTTCTGCATAACTTTTCTTACAGATTTGGTAGAAagccagtattttttttcactATGATCCTACAAACAGTCACCGCTTTGATCCAGGTCACCTCCGTCAGCTGGGTCATGTTCACTATCCTCAACTGTCTAAGAGGACTTGGCCAAATTTCCAATTTCATTGCATCACTCGTACTCGGTAAGGCAGCCCATTTGCTCCTATCACACTTCAAGAAGTCTCGGCATGTATTCTCCAGGGCTGAAACAAAGTGTAGCACAGAGCCATGCTTCTGTTCCTCAGCGTGGCGGTGGTTCAAAACCCATTGAAAGGTTGTGCTGTACCAATTCATTTTGGGTCTTAAAAACCTGGTTGTATTGTGTTGAGGCAGTTTAAAGAAGCATTAATCACtatttcttgtctttttgttaAACATATCACATTTACCtaacacagaggagacacacgTTTCTAGTAGGGTTACATCATCcagcgtaaaaaaaaaaattgtgccaAACACGTTGATCCTTCCGCTGTGGtgacattttataaataaaaggtCAGCCAATAGAAGCTTTCATGTGAACGAGCAGAATTAAAGTCTACATAAAAGTTTCTTTAACCCCGAGAGGTCTAATCAGCATCTGTGGTGATCCTAAccataatttattatattatttaatttcttCTGACTATGATTGCCGACTCCTGTTTGTCTGAACAAAGCTGTATTTTTCAGCTCCAGAGGTATCTCCATGAAATCAGATAAAGTGCCTCAAGCATTGAAGGAGCATCCTTTTGATCTAAGGCTGTGCTCCTTGAAAGAAAGGCGTTTTGGCTTTTTGTAGCTTACTTTTCATCTCCAAGGCTCTAGGCTAAAGTAAAATACTCCTTTAAGCCATTGTCTCAGAAAACCAATCCTCTCATGTTTCCTTTCATTAAAGCCCAATCCTTCATCTTTGTCTTGTCCAGGTTCTGAAATGCTGAGTAAGTCTGCCAGGGTGACCTACATTCTGCTGGGACACAGTCTTGGGTTTGGCTTTGGTTATGCCTTATTGCCCCTCTTTGCTTACTTCATACGTGGCTGGAGGATGCTGCTGGTTGCTGCTGCCCTCCCAGGCTTCCTATTTATTCCAACGTGGTGGTAAATCTAATGGATGATGATTCATGTAACCAGTGCACAGAGAATTTTATTAGGACTTTGTGCACCCCTGCATTTCAGTGCATTAATCCGATATTAGCAATGCAATTTTAGAGAAACATGTCAGTATTCGGGTTTTAGCATTCAGTTAAAGGTTACGTAAAAAATCTGAATGGGGAAAGATTTTACCATGATATTATTGTAAGTGCTattggctgtttttaaaaaaacaaaaaaacaaaacaaaaacataacataagAGTCTCTTGGGTTAACTCTAATAAAACATATATAATATTGTGGTCTGATGAAAATGACCAGAGCAGCTGGAGCTGATACAATGACATAGCTAACTCACATAACTGCTGTTTATATTTGTGGTGTTCACGACATGCCCAGCCTTGTCAATAAGTAGCTATAGGTTCCTGTTAAACAAAACTGGAAAACTGAGTCCACAGTTACTTGTTAAACTCAATTTCCATGTGATGCTGCATGTGGATGTCTCATAACAGCAACTTTGCTTCTTGTTATGAAAAGTATAAAACATATTCACATACATTATAGAAATATTTGATCAGCGAGTGGAGACCAACAGACGTGTTACAGCAGGCAACATCAAAATTTGTGCATGTACTATTTGGTTTCACTGTGAAAGTAACTCTGGAACGTTTGATGAATGCAGAGTTAGAACAGAAGTCAGTCAATGCCTGCaagataatgtttttgtttagtcaGATACATTACATGTACATATTCTGTCACTCAGCGTAAGGAAttagaatattttttatttatccttCAATCTAACCAGCCAAGCTAAAcgaatctatttttttttggttttatttgtctttgtgttaATATATAACATAAAAAACTGTTCAAGGGCAAGTTGCATCAAAGCAAACCAGAAGATTTCTGAAATAATGCCCTTTAGGCAGGCAAGGCCAAATTAGGGAAATTTGAAAATAACCtatcagcacaaacatgtcACGCCAACTGTCaggcacggtggtggagggtggtgatttgagtttgttttgcagccacaggatttGGGCACCTTGCAATCACTAGGCCGACCATGAAcacctctgtataccaaagtattgttAAGTCAGATGTGAGGCCAGCTGTCGGACAAATAAAGCTTCATCCAAATTGTGTCATGTAACAGGACAATGATTGAagccacagcagcaaatctgcgacagaatggctgaaaaacaaaagaatcaaggtgttgccatggcccagtcaaagtccagatctcaccctgactgaaatgctgtggcaaaACCTTAAAAGAGCAAATAAACGAATGCCCACAAACtgcaatgaactgaagcaacattgtaaaAAAGAGTGGGTCAAAGTTCCTTCACAGCGATATGAGAGACCCATAAAGTCATGCAGAAAACttttacttcaagttattgctgctaaaggtggttctacaagctactgaatcacagGTTGTACGTAGTTTTCCAAAGGACTGCTTAGAGTCAAAACCAGTGAAAAATATCTTTTTGACAGGAGTGTATATATACTGGAGGAGTGTCcaccacacagacagagagagagaaaacaacaacGGACCCAACCCAGTACAGGATCTAAATAAACAggaataatgaaataaaacagattaATGAACTTAATTAATGAACCTCAGAATTGTTCCTCATATATACTCTGACATGTAGATTTAGTTACATCTGGTATCACACAGTATATCAAATCCGTACATTACTGAACTGGCGTTACTGAAAACTGTTATGCTGTCAAATCCACTGAGGGTTTTGCTGAGTGATGCAATAAGTCTTTCGTTTTCTTTTAGAAACCAGAAtggcacacacataaaacaaagtCCAGCCTCACTATCCTTTTTACGAGCGCATGAAACTAATTTCTCAAAAGCAAAGTTCACTCACGATCAGTTCAGACAAGATAACACTGTTGTCAGTCAGCCTGGACGACATTTGGGTGACAGTTGTGATAGATAACACGTGTTTTCACTGAATCTGGAAAAATCTTGTTTTGAGGTGCATGTTTTGCTACACGCTTTTCACTGCTCTTGTGTGTGCAGCTTGATTCCTGAGTCGCCTCGTTGGCTTTTGCAGAAAGGTCGAGTGGAGGAGGCTGAGCTTGTCATACGTAAGGCTGCCCAGTGGAACAGAGTCCCCGCCCCTGAGGTCATATTCAGAGCTGGGGATTGCTTGGAGCTCATGgtaccattttttattttttatttccttgagCTATGAAAGCCATTGTGCTCCAGTATAAAATATAACTTAAATTGTAGAAATCACACAATACTTTTCCACCATGCAATCTGAAATTATTATATATTCAGTGTGGACAGACGACTTTGCTCTATaatgttctgtttctttctgtgtctAATTCAGCAAAATAAAGATGAAGAAGAGCAGACATACACTTACATGGACTTGATGCGCACCCATAACATAAGGAACATAACAATTTTAGGTGTTTTCATATGGTAATGGGCTTTCCGGAAACATACAGTAATGCCAGATATTGTGTTGCATATTTTAGTAGCAATAATTATGCTGTCTAATGTAAAACAAACTTGTATTGCTGAGTCTTGATTATGCTTTTTTTGCAGGATCTCTGTGGCCATGGTCTACTATGGGCTCTCTCTCAATAGCAGCAACCTGCATGGAAACATCTACCTCAACTGCTTCATTTCTGCAGCCATTGACATTGTTGTGTATGTAGCCACCTGGCTTCTGATTGATAGGGCTCCACGGCCCACTTTACTCTTCACCACGCTGATGTTCTGCGGTATCATGCTTCTGGTTATAAAGCTGGTTCCTGAAGGTATGTGTACAATATTAGCAGTGCCAGGAATTAACTAGAACACTCGGTAGATTAGCACTTTGTTTAAACTTTTTCTAATCACTGCCTTTTTCTTTCCAGACATGCCCATCATGGTCCAGGTGTTGGCTTTGGTGGGAAAGACTGGTGTATCTGCTGCTTACTGCTTTATCTACGTGTTTTTCACTGAGCTGATGCCCACTGTGGTCAGAAACATGGGCTTGGGGATCTGCGCCACAGCTGCACGAATAGGAGCTATCATATGTCCTTATTTACTTTACATGGGTAAGtgtgctttctttttgtttttcggtCAGAGAGCTTAGGGGAGGTGCATGGGCATCAAAGCTGAAGCAACAATATCCATGTTCGGGGCTAATCTGGCATTTTAGTATTTCAGTTAGTGTTTCACTTTGATAACAGGGGCAGTGGTTAGCATTGCTGGCTCACAGCGAGAAGCGTTATATCCATGTTAGGgcatttctgtgtggagtcGGTACATTTTCCTCATGTGTGGGTAGTCTGGCTCCTTCGTACAGTCTATAGACATGTGTGGGGTTAGGCTAACTAGATGTGAAGCATCTATGGTTGTCTGTCTCACCCTATGATAATTAAGTCTCCCAGCAACCCTAAaacggataagcagaagaaactggatggatggactttgATTGGACAGCCTAACATTGCATCCTGGTTTGATCATGATTTCTGTAATAGGTTTGCAGTTCATGAGCCTGAGTGAAGGAAGCCGTGACAACAGAATTGACCTTAATGTGTAAAATCAACAGAGGCCACTTTCAAATGACAAAGTCCACTTTAGGATTGACGGTTTAATAAATAACACTATACATGCAGTTATTATCAGAGGCCTCATCCTCATTTCTACTGTGACCTAGAGTTGTCATGTGTGATTTAAGTGGTTTGATTAAGGAAGTCTGTTTTCCACCTCtcttgaaattatttttagttGGTTACAATTTTGTATATTCATTTCCCCAATGGTTTTCTCATCTTCTCTGGACTCTGTATATCTTTTTATTTCTGAAATACATCTTGGTAACCTGACCTCCTTCCATTATTGTGTACAAGAGAATGTGCTAACaccatttttccctttttccgttttgtttttttgttgccaGTATATTGCGTTATTGATctggttttaaatgtatttgtaaaTGTTGTAATATAATTCTTAATGCTTGTGTATTGTGCACATCTTCATGATGTGGAAATCCTTTTAACAGTGAAAAGATCTCTCATCGTTCCATTTTAAatgccttttatttttcttgcaggTCTATACAGCAAGATCCTTCCCTACATCATTTTTGGCACAGCCAGTATTATGGCTGCTGCCGTTAGCATGTTGTTGCCAGACACCAGAAACAGCAAACTCCCTGACCTTCTCATCCAGACCAAACACATCAGACGGTATGCTGTTGATGGACGTACCGAGTTCAGATTTCCCTTTTATTTTAATGGCGTAATGTTTGTGGATGGGAGTACACTATAACCATGACCTGAAATTAAAGGATCCGGCTTTTGATAATAAGTCTGTTACTAATGTATTTGTATTATGCAGTATATATAAACACACTGGCTCGCATCagaaaaattttaattaaaaggagCAAAAATTCTTCAGAGCCAACTGAATCGcagcattttttgtgtgtgtgtgtattttagccATTCTTATTTATCTGTTCATTCTGCCTTCGTTTCTCTTTATATCTTTAAGCTTCTCCTGCTGTTCAAAGGAAGCTCTTTCAACCCGACCTGATGCAACTGAAGGCTTCAAAGAAGTGAACTAGAGTGCCATCTACTGAAAGGAAATCACACAGCAAGTGTGGAAGGACCACATGCATTTGAAGATGAACTACATGTATCGTTAGCTTTAAGATGTGTCTGTAGGACTGTGAGAGGTTAATCTGAAGAAAGTTAACTGAGCTTCTTTGTTCTTGTCATGCAGAATTAGTGATATACTTAAATTCCTGGGTTTACACTTTCTCCATCCAGAGTCTTAAatggtgcttttgtttttggccTACTTGATTGttcgtctgtttgtttttcagaatgTATTTTTATGCACTCTTGTATTtacaacatttattaaaataaactgcATCTCACAATGAtgtagacaaaaaataaattgtgtAGATGGTTTTGAAATAGATTTTCCTAATTTGATAAGTCTTCATGTCTGTCCAGTTTTTGCTGATTTAGAAAAACACCCCTCATTTCATTATATTGTGCTAGGAAAATCAGATTTATTGAAACGTGTGTAAAAATACATTCGGAATACAAAAATAGTTTGCACAATTCTAAAGAGCCTGAAAGTGGTACCACCCTTATTTTTCAGTATGTCCTGAACTCTTTTAAGCTTTcttaggaatagttctccagggttCTTGAACAATATTCaagctcttcttttttgtttgttggctGTATTTTGTTCTGTTCCCAGTGCTGTGGTCCAGATTCTGATGAGGAAAATCCATCACTTCCAGTGTTCCACTAAAGACATGATTTTCAGAttgtgttcatttgtttcttcaattgtttttctctgaagaacacactgcacaccatgctgacatGCTGTGTTTGAGCTAATAGCTCTTACAACACTACACTGGtttcaaagtgcttttttttgcttccataattcataggtcagtgttaaatggCTTAATACCATAAAACAGATACATAGtcttctgaaaatggtcaggtacaacaACTTGGCCAAACCTGTGTGAAAAATcaaccaatgtccaaagaaaaaacagagggTCTTTCGAAAGTCTGGAGAATTATTGCCCatgataacttaaaaaaataacaaaaaataaataaatacaagaaagGCTGGCAGCGTGGAAGgatgaaataaagaaatgaaggctGGCTTGAGACCTTCGCACGGTAATGTACATTGGTAATCCGAGAAAGAAGCGCAGTCACAATAGAAAGTCTCAGGCCTCCGTTTTGTGCTTCAGGTGAATGGATGAATTGTTAGCCAATCAAACAGGCAGCTTGGAAGGCTATAGATCCGAAAGACTTTCAAGCAGTACCATCAGCTTCacgattatttatttatataaataaatatttgaaaacccTGCATTCCGGATAGTGTTCTAAAGAAATAAGTGTTATTAGTGCCTTCAAAGATAGATCCATATGTCTTTGAAGGCAGGTTAACAAATAGAATGAActttaaatcttttgttttttttattattttacaatattttttacaactttgttatttcccattttacaaaacaaaaggccctCACAGCATGTATTCGCTAAAGTCCTTTGTACAAAAGGTTGcacgttttaaaaaatgtaatgtaaatacACAAGTAGAGcgataaaataaaatacgttttttaaaaatcgaattaaatttaaatgatcaaataaCGAGACTAATTTACGggttttgtttaattatttttatttttccttttttactaAAGAGTTTCATTTCATTCGGCCATCTGTTTACGTATGCTTTGGTATCTGTTGGAAGCATTAAGTATCTATATAAGTCAGCGTTCATACCGTCGATGGTTCATACTGCTGCTCGCGCAGCTGTCTAAAATATCGCGAGATTGCTACTCTGGACTACTTAAGGCTCAGTCTTGACTGCACCGCGCCCCCGTGATCGTCCCTGCTGAAGACACTAGACCCCGGTGTCTACAGCAATAACACACCTACCCCGCTGAAAGAAGATATTGGGATAAAACAGCCAGTTAAGCTAATGTTTCTAACTTAAACAAAGGGGGAAGTCACCGGAAGAAAAGTGAACAAACATCCGCTTGCTTTCGACTCGCGTGAAATGTGCGGCTGTCACGCAACAGCTAGCAGATGAAGTTAGTTAGATAGCTAGCTAACGTGTATGTGCTGATAGTTATGGCTTTAGctttgaaaatcttttttttgcctttacgTTGTAGCTAGTTAATCCTCGATTAAttgtacatttacattttggtgCAAGTGCGGTGACCATTATGCTAGTTGTCGTGCTACGTCTACTCATCTAACACTAACCTAGCTAGCTAAGACTGGTGTTATATTACCGTATTTGTATTCATAATTTGATGTGTCGCTCTTGTAGTAAATTAGATTTAAGCTGAGTCACAGGTTAAGCCGGCGTTGATTTGAAGACACAAATTAAGTAAGTTTAGCCAGGTTAACTGTCCTACCTGGTAACAGCTAAACAGAAAACGTCAAGTAGATAGCATCTAGTCTACAAGACAGTGTTTGTCTATTATCTAACCTCCCAAAGTTGCACGTGCTAATCACAGGCCCCTTACCTTGTCAGCAATTTCTAAATCATATAGATTACAGGATCTTATCATCTGTAGCTGTAGAGGAAAGTGTCACTCAGTCCAAGTTCATATTTTACCCTCAAATAAACATGGCTCCTAAAAAGAGACCAGTGCCCTTAAACATTGCTCCTGCTAGTGATGGATTATCCACCTCCATGAATACAGAGATTACATCTGAGTAAGTTGACCTGCTGAGTTAAAATTTTGCAGTTGTTTGAAAATATGTTATTCTAAACTGTCTCTTAATTTTATCAGGGCCAATTTAGAAGCGCTGAAGAAAATACTGGAGGAGCTGGACCTGGatgaacaacaaaagaaaagattagAAGCTTTCCTTACCCAGAAGGCCAAGGTTGGCGAGCTGAAAGATGATGACTTCCATCGTATCTGTGAGCTGGGTGCAGGCAACGGAGGAGTGGTCAACAAGGAGTGCCACAAACCTTCAGGCATAATCATGGCCAGAAAAGTGAGCTTTTGcaattataaaacaaaaagctgcTGGGTCTTTTATACTTGAGTTGATCTTTCTGGTATTAGTGTTCACCCTTTGATACCCATTTAATATAACacctttcttctgtgtttagcTCATACATTTAGAAATAAAACCTGCAATAAGAAACCAGATCATCAGAGAGCTTCAGGTACTACACGAGTGTAATTCTCCCTACATTGTGGGTTTCTATGGAGCTTTTTACAGCGATGGAGAAATCAGCATCTGCATGGAACACATggtaagaattaaaaaaaattgtattccaGTAGTGTTTTGATCCCAACAAAGATATCATCTTTTCTCTTATCTGTTGCTGAAGATTTATAGAGAGGACAACtggattaaaaagtgttttttaccCAAACAATCAAATGATGTTGTCTAAAATCCCTATCCATTTTGCCCAATGTCTTTGTAATTGAATTAATCTGGTGGGTGTGGGTGagtgtatatgcatgtatgcATATGCAGCAGTAATTTGTTGGAAGTGGTTTAATGAGGTACACAAACTGTGTTAATTCTTTACAGTATTCACAAAAAGGATAGAATAATCTAGCCAGTCACTGGCTACATTAGTCGCCTTGAGTTCTTCTTTGCACCTGACAGTGCCTTCTTCCTTGTCCCAAGATATACACTCTCCATCTGATATACTTGTTCCTAATCCTGCCAATTCTTGCCAGTCTCAATGTACATCTCAGTTCAATCTTCAATTGAATTCCACCTCATTTTCATCATCAGCCCCTTACAGACGCAGGTCTGTTATTACTTTTGCGTAACTGTTTTTAAGAATCAATCTGTTGGCATTTTCATTTACTTTCTGAATAGGGTCTTTCTGAATAAGGTCTTCAGGCTGCCTTCTGTTATTTTAGCACTCGTATCATAAGTTGCTGTAATCTCTCTGGTGTAGGATGGTGGCTCTCTGGACCAGGTGATGAAAGAAGCAAAGCGGATTCCTGAAGAGATTCTGGGCAAAGTCAGCATTGCTGTAAGtatattattttttgctgtCATGTTCTAATGTGGTAGTAAGTGGTAGACATTAATGAAACAATGtagtgttttaatttaattaattgaggtgtttaaaaacaaacaaacaaccaaacaatCACGTTCTGTCATAGTTATGTTATGATTTGTATTGAGATTAGGATCAAAATAACCATACTTGCTTTGCACAAGTGCATCTAAACACTTGTCactcttaggctacgttcacactgcaggcgaaagcgcatcaaatccgattttttttgaccctatgcgacccatatccgatcatggtatgacagtgtgaacggcgcaaatccgatattttcaaatccgatctgggtcactttcgtatgtggtactgaatccgatacatatctgatgttttagaaagtgactgctgtttgaacggtcaagtcgcattaactccgccttttacgtcaccgacacaagactgaagccaattatcagcgccagagaagacatcgcgaacgcttcctggccatccagtgtagatgtcagtgaaactgttgggaagacaacgtgaacattttatttgtactgtataatctgcagattctgacagaaatctgcaactatcctttgaagcaccgctcctctcttaaacagcaataaggatcattattaggttatttacattattatgtaaataacaaaataacttaaagcaaaaattgggaaacgtgaagtccgaagtctttatattaagggccatcagtcaaacaatactgttgctctgggtctaaacagagcgcgttgtgtgtgacatcttcttttgcgcatgcgggccgctttgagcgttcacagtagagcgcgtttgctgtcgcattttatttgtagcgtgaacgagcagacaaaaaaattggatttgatcaaaaaatcggaattgagcattaagacctgcagtgtgaacgtagccttagttcaGGATGAGTTCTGTCATATTGTTTTCTGTAGCATCAAGCCTGTTTAGCGTCATTGACTTCCTTAATTTTTCTCCGCTTTGAAACAGGTTTTGAGAGGCCTTGCCTACCTaagagaaaaacatcaaatcatgCATAGAGGTATCAGCATTTTCATTAAGTTTATGATTGTATCTTGAATAAATGAGTTTCATCTGCAAGTAGGATGTGGAGCAGTTTCTATTTACAGCCTAGTTTGATCTCAAGTGGGCCAGATTAGTAAAAGAACTGCATAATAACATCTTACTATAACGATCattgtgtgcgtgtatgtttgTTCCCAACTCCTTCTAGACCCCGttcattataaaaataaattaaacttgCTATATACATTTTTTGGAACTAAACTATAGGGTTTTACTCTTTTTGACTGAAACAAGTTGTTGGGATAGTAATATTTTCCATACAGATTCATTTAGGTATTAAAACTTTCATCATTTTTCCCAGAAAAGCAGTGTGGcttgttgaaaaaaaatgagGATATTTATGATTTTACTACAACTTTGACACTTTGCAAAGCCATCCAGAGAAGGGCTGGACCATATCATaccattcacggtaataccggtgtaatgttgggcaacgataagaaaatgaaatatcgcgatagaatatgggtaaaacgcgcatgcgcagtgcctttgttttcatacgcacatggcggcgatggagaatgagaagggcgaaagccaatcgttgaatgaaacggatgaaccagaattggtttgtaaaaatgctgcaacttcagtggtggaactggtttggctttcgtccgtcagatacagaACAAAACACTATTTtcggtagagcatgctagctttccgtcgttattaccgtgttt includes:
- the LOC113011278 gene encoding solute carrier family 22 member 5-like isoform X1 gives rise to the protein MSNGNIRDFDEITSFLGDYGLFQILVMVLLSVSTMPAGYMGVIVVFVSDTPEHYCRSPNSSSRNGTEWEQENGFHDRGSWMGPGSCSRYKLNENWTEKAAGFNDTEQCLDGWVFSTDKYTTTIVSEWDLVCDNAWKVPFSTSFFFVGALIGSFISGHLSDRFGRKPVFFFTMILQTVTALIQVTSVSWVMFTILNCLRGLGQISNFIASLVLGSEMLSKSARVTYILLGHSLGFGFGYALLPLFAYFIRGWRMLLVAAALPGFLFIPTWCLIPESPRWLLQKGRVEEAELVIRKAAQWNRVPAPEVIFRAGDCLELMQNKDEEEQTYTYMDLMRTHNIRNITILGVFIWISVAMVYYGLSLNSSNLHGNIYLNCFISAAIDIVVYVATWLLIDRAPRPTLLFTTLMFCGIMLLVIKLVPEDMPIMVQVLALVGKTGVSAAYCFIYVFFTELMPTVVRNMGLGICATAARIGAIICPYLLYMGLYSKILPYIIFGTASIMAAAVSMLLPDTRNSKLPDLLIQTKHIRRFSCCSKEALSTRPDATEGFKEVN
- the LOC113011278 gene encoding solute carrier family 22 member 5-like isoform X2 translates to MGPGSCSRYKLNENWTEKAAGFNDTEQCLDGWVFSTDKYTTTIVSEWDLVCDNAWKVPFSTSFFFVGALIGSFISGHLSDRFGRKPVFFFTMILQTVTALIQVTSVSWVMFTILNCLRGLGQISNFIASLVLGSEMLSKSARVTYILLGHSLGFGFGYALLPLFAYFIRGWRMLLVAAALPGFLFIPTWCLIPESPRWLLQKGRVEEAELVIRKAAQWNRVPAPEVIFRAGDCLELMQNKDEEEQTYTYMDLMRTHNIRNITILGVFIWISVAMVYYGLSLNSSNLHGNIYLNCFISAAIDIVVYVATWLLIDRAPRPTLLFTTLMFCGIMLLVIKLVPEDMPIMVQVLALVGKTGVSAAYCFIYVFFTELMPTVVRNMGLGICATAARIGAIICPYLLYMGLYSKILPYIIFGTASIMAAAVSMLLPDTRNSKLPDLLIQTKHIRRFSCCSKEALSTRPDATEGFKEVN
- the LOC113011278 gene encoding solute carrier family 22 member 5-like isoform X3, with product MSNGNIRDFDEITSFLGDYGLFQILVMVLLSVSTMPAGYMGVIVVFVSDTPEHYCRSPNSSSRNGTEWEQENGFHDRGSWMGPGSCSRYKLNENWTEKAAGFNDTEQCLDGWVFSTDKYTTTIVSEWDLVCDNAWKVPFSTSFFFVGALIGSFISGHLSDRLIPESPRWLLQKGRVEEAELVIRKAAQWNRVPAPEVIFRAGDCLELMQNKDEEEQTYTYMDLMRTHNIRNITILGVFIWISVAMVYYGLSLNSSNLHGNIYLNCFISAAIDIVVYVATWLLIDRAPRPTLLFTTLMFCGIMLLVIKLVPEDMPIMVQVLALVGKTGVSAAYCFIYVFFTELMPTVVRNMGLGICATAARIGAIICPYLLYMGLYSKILPYIIFGTASIMAAAVSMLLPDTRNSKLPDLLIQTKHIRRFSCCSKEALSTRPDATEGFKEVN